From the Desulfobacterales bacterium genome, one window contains:
- a CDS encoding LysE family translocator — MIHSLIIGTILGLSAGLAPGPLLALVISETLEHDVRSGIKVALAPVITDLPIIVLTLFILAKLAHFHNVLGIISMAGGCFVLYMGYTGIRTREVALNTGEAPPKSLTRGILVNALNPHPYLFWFSVGGPTMTRAMEQGIFAAAAFVGSFYLLLVGTKIILAMVVGRSKSFLNGRVYLYTMRLLGLILCGLALVLFGEGLQLLAIV; from the coding sequence ATGATTCATTCTCTGATCATCGGCACCATTCTGGGGCTGTCCGCCGGCCTTGCCCCGGGGCCGCTCCTGGCCCTGGTCATCTCGGAAACCCTGGAGCATGACGTCCGCTCCGGGATCAAGGTGGCCCTGGCGCCGGTCATCACCGACCTGCCGATAATCGTCCTCACCCTGTTCATCCTGGCAAAACTCGCCCATTTCCATAACGTCCTGGGAATCATCTCCATGGCCGGCGGCTGTTTTGTTTTATACATGGGCTACACCGGCATCCGCACCAGGGAGGTGGCCCTGAATACCGGGGAGGCGCCGCCGAAATCACTGACCAGGGGAATACTGGTCAATGCCCTGAACCCGCACCCCTATTTGTTCTGGTTCAGCGTCGGCGGCCCGACAATGACCAGGGCCATGGAGCAGGGCATATTTGCGGCCGCAGCCTTTGTGGGCAGTTTTTATCTCCTGCTGGTCGGGACGAAGATCATCCTGGCAATGGTGGTCGGCCGCTCGAAATCTTTTTTAAACGGCAGGGTCTACCTCTACACCATGCGCTTGCTGGGCCTGATACTTTGTGGTCTGGCGCTGGTTCTGTTTGGTGAGGGGCTGCAACTCCTGGCAATCGTATAG